CAGCTACGGCGAAAAGATATTCGCGAATTTACGCCATTATATCAACCTGGGAGTTTCGCGTATGATGGATTTGCCCAAGTTTGGGGAACTTGAATCCCCGTATCTGTCGGGCGTCATCTCCCTTGGCGGTGGTGTTGATACCGTGCGGGCTGAAACTCGCCGCGGTTGCTCTTTCCGTTGTTCCTTCTGTAAGCATCGTGATACGCTTTCGGGAAAGGTGTACCGCATCGATAATTACGAGCGACATCTTGACGAACTCAAGTTGTTCAAGGATCGCGGGGTGAAAAAGCTGAACGTTCTGGATCCGCTCTTCAACGATTACGAAGGGCACGGGGAACAGTACCTAAAGTTGATTCGCAAAGTCGGTTTCGCTGGAAAAGTCACGCTGCAGATTCGCCCGGAACTGCTGACGGAACGCTTCATGGAAGAGGCTTCGCTGAATCCGAATGTGAGTTTCGAGATAGGCGTGCAGAGTCTTGATCCGGCTGTGTTGAAGACTATTCAGCGTGGCGGTTACAAGACCGAGGCGCAACTTCGCGAAAAGCTGGATCGTTGCAGGGAACTTGGGATCGCGACGATGGTCACCTTGATTTATGGGCTCCCGCTGCAGTCTTACGATTCTTTTGCCCGCGATATTGGGATTGTCAAGAGCTATGGTGTCGGGAAGGTGGGTGCGTTCCCCTTGCAGGTTTACGAAGGGACGAAACTTGCCGAAGATATCGGGCAATATGGCCTTACCCTGAAAGAGGATGCCTTCGGTATCCCCGAAGTGGTTGACAATCCCTCGCACGATTTCGAGAAGATGCGGAGGCTTGCGGAGACCGCCTAGAAAAAGGTTCTTTCCCCGATGCTTTGCTAGGGGAGTTTTATCTCGTGAACTTTCTCACTCTCTGGCCGGGCTGGGCTCTTGCTCCGTCCGGCTTGTAGTATTTGAGAGGGGCTAGATTGCGGTCACTGGCGTGCGCATTGGGGGCACGGCGTTTTGCGATGGCCGTGGTGCCGGTGCTGTCTGCCGATTCGGTGATGTTGAAGTAGTCAATTTGAAAATAGTTGATGGAACTCTGCCCCTTATACCCTTCCACAAGCGCCATGACATCGGTTATCTTGCCCACCTTCAGGCCGTGCTCTTCCCACTTCTTGAAGTGGGCGGTAATGTCGACGTGCCCGCTATCGCGCTTGGTGCGTCGGATGCTGAAATACTGCTTGAACGAGGAGTCGCCCTGGACGCCCATGTGACTGTTGGCGGTGTTCTGCCAGATGTCGTAGGTGTCGCCATCGACGGTGAATTCGCCGAGCCTGGTTCCGAAAGTGGATGTGTCGGCTGTATCTTTGATTATCCAGTAGTCTATGATATAGAATTCGGTTTTCGGCTCGGTGGTATTGCCTTGGATGCCAACCAGAAAATAGGGGGTGCCGAAGCCGCCGCCTTTTGTGCGAAACTTGTAGTCCGCCGCAAAGTTGCCATGCTGGTCGAAGGTCTTTGGCTCGTCGAACTTGGGACCAAAGCGCACGATAGCGTCCGCGACCTTGGAGTAAACTAAGTAGCCGCCATCATCGTAGCACTCCAAATAAGCATTGTAGCCATCGCGCCAGACTTCGTAACTGTAGTTTGTACCGTCTATCGTGCCGGAGGCGTAGTTTTCGCCCTCCGCGGGCCATGCGTTAGGACACCTTTCCGCATAGATAGTCGTAGCCAAGCCCATGGTGAGGGCGATTCCTAAACCCACTAGATTCTTCATGCTACTAATATATACTTTTTGCGGCCCGGTGGGCGTTAATTCTGCTTAACCTTCGCGCCGTTCGCCTTGAAATACTGCGAATTCTCGTTCAGGGAACGGCTGTTCTGTAAACGCCCGTTCAGGAACAATTCGCGTTTTTGCGATTTTTCGTCGCGGGCATGGGATGCGTGGCGATTTTCGCGGGGTGCTTCGTAGATGCGGGTCGGCGGCTCCACGCTTGATTTCAGTTTCCACTTTTCAAGGGAGTCGAGGCCGGCGTTTCCGAGGACGGCAAGATCGTAGGCGATGGCTTTTATGGCGCCTGCGGCGTATGCGGTGTCGAGTTGTGCGGAGATTCTCGCACTGTCGGCGAGCGCGTGCGAGTCGTCGGTGCGGAACAGTTCCATGTCGACCCAAAATTCGATTTCGTATTTTTTGCAGGCTTGCGCTACGGCGCGTTCGTAGTTGCCCACTGTCGTAGTTTCGGCATGGGCTTTGCCTGCGTCACTTGCGCCCACGCCATCTTGTACGGCGATAATGTCGGGCTTGAATCCGGCGGCAAAGAGTTCTTCGAAGAATGATTGCAACTTTTCCGACGTTTCCAGATTCTGGTTGTAGAACGGCGCGGCCATCACCTTCCAGCCCTTCGCCTGTGCGGCTTCGGTGACAGGCTTCAGGAAATGTTCCGTGAGTATTTCCGGCGTCGCATCGTCGCGTAGTCTGTCCCAGTAGTAGCGCGCGATTTCTTGCGGAATGTACACGCCTTCGACAACGCTCTCGCTCCCGTATAGCGAATGGATTTCTTCGAGTACCTTCAGGTTCCTTGACGCGAGCGTATCGAGTTGCTCGGCGGTTGGCGGGGTGTACCAATTTTCGCCATTGTAGTAGAGCCCGAGCCAAATCTTGGTTCCGGCCGTTTTGGCGGCCTCGATGCTTTTCGGGAACAGCTGATTGTTTTTGTATTGGGTATCTTGCAGAAACTCTAGTTCCGAAGGATAATACAGGTGTGTCGCTTCGACGGCGGCGTATTGCAAAACGACTTCGTCCATGCCGAGCGCGTGTAAGCGCTGGTGCATGTGCGTAATGGAATCTTGCGACTGGTAGGCGGTTGTCCAGCCTGCATCAAAAACGCCCGCGATTCCAGCGGCGTTTGCGCCGACAGCTCCGCACAAGAGTGCGGAGAATGCTAAGCGAGATATTGATCGCAAGGTGAACATGCTCCCCAAAAAATCAAGGAACCCCTAGGCGCGAGCTTCTGCGTGTTCCTTCAATTCCAAATAGAACTTACTTTTGGCGGTCAAATAGTACGGATACAGCCATAGGCACGCTATGCCGAGCGTAAAGGTGCTCAGCAGCCACCAAGCCCAGAAACGGGCCTGCAGACAGAAAAATTCCCAGCGGTGGCCGTACATCATTTCTTTGCTTGCGGTAATGGCTTGCAGCGGAGTGTATTCGGGATGTTCGACGAGGATCAATTCCGTCATCGTGTAGGAATACGATTTCATGATGCCGGGAACGATCAAAAGAAGGAACCACAGCAGAAGCATGAGGTATTGGAGAATTTCTGTCGCGATGATTTTCAGGAAGTATCCTATGCTGCGGTATCCCCAAAACAGTCGTGCGTAAGAAGGTTTGATCTTAAGCGCTATATCCAAATAGCAAGCGATAAGGCCGATCCACAAAACCCATGTAAACGGCGTGCAGATGATTTCCCAGGCATAGTAGAGCGCGGAGCCTTCTTCCATAAAGAGCTGAGGGACCGAAATCCCCATAACGACTGCCAGGAATAGTAATAAAACCAGAGCCCCGTAAAGCCAGTGGCCGCCCATTGCGTTCCAGGCAAATTCTTTGATTTCTTTGTTATCCATATATAATCCCTTCTTATAGTGTTGCTATGGCAAAAACATAATAAATTGATATTAGCTATTTTTGAGTTATGCCAGAAAAGTTTTCAAAATGGGTGGCTTGCTGGGGCAACGCTACCTCTATTACAGACCGCAAAGAAGCAACTTACGCAAAAGACTTGACGCTGCGCTATCCGATTCGCGCCTGTTTTTCGGGAAGCAAGTTGCGGTTCCACTTTTCAAACCTCACCGGCACGGAACCGGTGACAATTACTGAGGCTTATGTCGCGAAGGCCGCGCATGAATACGCGCCGACTCCCGTTACGTTCGGTGGCTGCACCACGACGAGTATCCCTGCGGGTGAAGAAATCTTGAGCGACGAAATCGCCTTTGATGTAATTGCTGGCGAAACCTTTGAAGTGAGCATGTACTTCGGCGATTTTACGCAGATGAACGCCGGTACGGCTATAACGGGCCCGCTTTCGGGCGGCAAGTACAGTTACGGCAATTTTGCGAAGAGCGCTACTCTTCCGGACGATCTCACGCGTAAAACTAACTGGATTTATTTCCTCAATACCGTCGACATTCTGACTGAAGAAAAAAACTTTGCGCTTGTGTGCTTTGGGGATTCCATTACGGCGCAAGACTGGCCGGATTATCTGACGCTGCGCTGCGCCCGCGATGGTTTCAACAACGTTGCGATTATTCGCCGCGCTGTAAGCGGTACAAGAATCTTGCGTGAATACAGCTGCATTACTTATGCGGCTTATGGCTTGAAAGGCGCTACGCGTTTCCCCATCGAAATGAATGTGGCCGGAGCCCGCTCGGTCATTGTGCAGCATGGCATTAACGATATTATTCACCCGGTCGGTGTCGAAGTCAACAAGTTCCGCCCCTGGAGCGATATGCCCACGGCCAATGACTTGATTGACGGA
Above is a genomic segment from Fibrobacter sp. UWT2 containing:
- a CDS encoding radical SAM protein, producing MKNSFIYTPLRVLLVSSNFCRKNEPREAYGASCLAGAFWNSPANAGDTLDVFTSDLNRFQKMNSDFDIDWNLVASEVVTRALIGGYNVVAFSVFGWCEKMVALAGAELRRRVPNIFIMLGGASIFGSEEELRRRFPFADMFTLSYGEKIFANLRHYINLGVSRMMDLPKFGELESPYLSGVISLGGGVDTVRAETRRGCSFRCSFCKHRDTLSGKVYRIDNYERHLDELKLFKDRGVKKLNVLDPLFNDYEGHGEQYLKLIRKVGFAGKVTLQIRPELLTERFMEEASLNPNVSFEIGVQSLDPAVLKTIQRGGYKTEAQLREKLDRCRELGIATMVTLIYGLPLQSYDSFARDIGIVKSYGVGKVGAFPLQVYEGTKLAEDIGQYGLTLKEDAFGIPEVVDNPSHDFEKMRRLAETA
- a CDS encoding glycoside hydrolase family 11 protein is translated as MKNLVGLGIALTMGLATTIYAERCPNAWPAEGENYASGTIDGTNYSYEVWRDGYNAYLECYDDGGYLVYSKVADAIVRFGPKFDEPKTFDQHGNFAADYKFRTKGGGFGTPYFLVGIQGNTTEPKTEFYIIDYWIIKDTADTSTFGTRLGEFTVDGDTYDIWQNTANSHMGVQGDSSFKQYFSIRRTKRDSGHVDITAHFKKWEEHGLKVGKITDVMALVEGYKGQSSINYFQIDYFNITESADSTGTTAIAKRRAPNAHASDRNLAPLKYYKPDGARAQPGQRVRKFTR
- a CDS encoding DUF4434 domain-containing protein — its product is MFTLRSISRLAFSALLCGAVGANAAGIAGVFDAGWTTAYQSQDSITHMHQRLHALGMDEVVLQYAAVEATHLYYPSELEFLQDTQYKNNQLFPKSIEAAKTAGTKIWLGLYYNGENWYTPPTAEQLDTLASRNLKVLEEIHSLYGSESVVEGVYIPQEIARYYWDRLRDDATPEILTEHFLKPVTEAAQAKGWKVMAAPFYNQNLETSEKLQSFFEELFAAGFKPDIIAVQDGVGASDAGKAHAETTTVGNYERAVAQACKKYEIEFWVDMELFRTDDSHALADSARISAQLDTAYAAGAIKAIAYDLAVLGNAGLDSLEKWKLKSSVEPPTRIYEAPRENRHASHARDEKSQKRELFLNGRLQNSRSLNENSQYFKANGAKVKQN
- a CDS encoding DUF975 family protein; translated protein: MDNKEIKEFAWNAMGGHWLYGALVLLLFLAVVMGISVPQLFMEEGSALYYAWEIICTPFTWVLWIGLIACYLDIALKIKPSYARLFWGYRSIGYFLKIIATEILQYLMLLLWFLLLIVPGIMKSYSYTMTELILVEHPEYTPLQAITASKEMMYGHRWEFFCLQARFWAWWLLSTFTLGIACLWLYPYYLTAKSKFYLELKEHAEARA
- a CDS encoding SGNH/GDSL hydrolase family protein, with translation MPEKFSKWVACWGNATSITDRKEATYAKDLTLRYPIRACFSGSKLRFHFSNLTGTEPVTITEAYVAKAAHEYAPTPVTFGGCTTTSIPAGEEILSDEIAFDVIAGETFEVSMYFGDFTQMNAGTAITGPLSGGKYSYGNFAKSATLPDDLTRKTNWIYFLNTVDILTEEKNFALVCFGDSITAQDWPDYLTLRCARDGFNNVAIIRRAVSGTRILREYSCITYAAYGLKGATRFPIEMNVAGARSVIVQHGINDIIHPVGVEVNKFRPWSDMPTANDLIDGVRSLYITHARKLGLKVYSGTLLPIYGWRTYNENRDIIRMAFNEWLRTAPEFDGCVDFDKAVRGHDDPKRFADNFDSGDHLHPSAKAYEAMAECVPEELLK